Proteins from a single region of Antechinus flavipes isolate AdamAnt ecotype Samford, QLD, Australia chromosome 2, AdamAnt_v2, whole genome shotgun sequence:
- the FOXF1 gene encoding forkhead box protein F1, with protein MSSVPEKAQQHGGHSSGGSGGGGGGSAMDPASSTTSKAKKTNAGIRRPEKPPYSYIALIVMAIQSSPTKRLTLSEIYQFLQSRFPFFRGSYQGWKNSVRHNLSLNECFIKLPKGLGRPGKGHYWTIDPASEFMFEEGSFRRRPRGFRRKCQALKPMYSMMNGLGFNHLPDTYSFQGSAGAISCPPNSLALEGGIGMMNGHLPGNVDGLGLPGHSVPHLPANGGHSYMGSCAGSAGAEYPHPEGSVSASPLLASGGVMEPHSVYSGSASAWPPSASAAALNSGASYIKQQPLSPCNPAANPLSSSLPTHSLEQPYLHQNSHNPAELQGIPRYHSQSPSMCDRKEFVFSFNAMASSSMHSASSGSYYHQQVTYQDIKPCVM; from the exons ATGTCCTCAGTCCCAGAGAAGGCGCAGCAACACGGCGGCCACAgcagcggcggcagcggcggcggcggcggcggctcagCCATGGACCCCGCCTCGTCCACCACCTCGAAGGCCAAGAAGACGAATGCGGGGATCCGGCGGCCTGAGAAGCCGCCCTACTCCTACATCGCGCTCATCGTCATGGCCATCCAGAGTTCGCCCACCAAGAGGCTGACGCTCAGTGAGATCTATCAGTTCCTCCAGAGCCGCTTCCCTTTCTTCCGAGGCTCCTACCAGGGCTGGAAGAACTCTGTGCGCCACAACCTCTCTCTCAACGAGTGCTTCATCAAGCTGCCCAAAGGGCTGGGCCGCCCGGGTAAGGGCCACTACTGGACCATCGATCCGGCCAGCGAGTTCATGTTCGAGGAGGGCTCCTTTCGCCGGAGGCCCCGCGGCTTCCGAAGGAAGTGCCAGGCTCTCAAGCCCATGTACAGCATGATGAACGGGCTGGGTTTCAACCACCTCCCCGACACCTACAGCTTTCAGGGCTCAGCCGGAGCCATCTCCTGCCCGCCCAACAGCCTGGCCTTGGAGGGCGGCATCGGCATGATGAACGGCCACTTGCCGGGCAACGTGGACGGCCTGGGCCTGCCAGGTCACTCGGTGCCCCACCTGCCCGCCAACGGCGGCCACTCCTACATGGGCAGCTGCGCGGGTTCGGCGGGCGCCGAGTACCCGCACCCGGAGGGTTCCGTGTCCGCCTCCCCGCTGCTGGCCAGCGGCGGGGTCATGGAGCCGCACTCAGTGTACTCGGGCTCCGCCTCCGCTTGGCCGCCCTCGGCCTCAGCAGCAGCGCTCAACAGCGGTGCCTCTTACATCAAGCAGCAGCCCCTGTCCCCCTGCAACCCTGCCGCCAATCCCCTGTCGTCCAGCCTCCCCACGCACTCCCTGGAGCAGCCTTATCTGCACCAGAACAGCCACAACCCTGCCGAACTACAAG gAATCCCCCGGTATCACTCTCAGTCTCCAAGCATGTGCGACCGAAAGGAGTTCGTCTTTTCTTTCAACGCTATGGCCTCCTCTTCGATGCATTCAGCAAGTAGCGGCTCTTACTATCACCAACAAGTGACCTACCAGGACATCAAGCCCTGTGTTATGTGA